CATCAAAAGTGCTTCTTCATATTTTGATTTATAGTACAAGAGCAAACCGATGGCTATAGCAGTCCCAATCTTGAAAATGGAAGAAGAAAAAAGTCCATAACCCAGGCACGTTAAAATAATGCCTGCATAAATGGGATGTCTGGAAATTTTGAATATGCCCGATGTAATTAATGACGAGTCCTTAACAGGCGAAGGGAAAGGTGATAAATATATATTGAGCTGAACGAGAGCGATCACAATGAATAGCACACCGATGATAACTAACAAAAGGCCAGCCCAATTCAATACAGATGGAAAAGAAATTCCGATCCATCGAAGTGGCAATGGATAGACTAGAAACAGTACCATTTGACCGAAGACGAATAGGTATTCCCTTAGGTCTCGCTTCCCACTCACTTGACCGGTAAATAAAGCGTCATATCTTGAAAACGTACCTTATCTAGATGCCCCATTTTAGACCGATCTTTTGTGATCAAATGAAGGTGCATAAAACTGTCGTGGTGGGTAAAAACCGTTTTGTGTTCTGTTGAGAAAAAGCCTAAGATGTCTACGTCTTCATTACCCAAACCGTATTTTACTTGACCTACGTGAGCTTCAGCTGGAGATGAGACTTTTGAACCTGGTGGCAAATTCTGAATATGAATAGTAGCGCTTTCCACTTTGCCTGATAATTTGAAGGCAAATGGTCTTTTTTGATTCTGAGAAACACTATCTATAAAAAACTCTAATTCTTTTACATTCTTAATTTCTGAAGGCAGGTTAACTTCTTTCCATTCTTCCACATTTGCGTAAACGAAAAACGTAGCTCCAGTTTCATAGGTTTCCAAAACTCTCATAGTACTGTCGGTGACCACTTGCGAGACGTAACTTTTTCCATCCATCACAAGCAATTCGCCGGTCATTTGACTCTGAGGACCTAATCCATAAAGTCCATTCTTATTTGAAATGGTATCCAAATCAATTTTACTGGTGAGCTCGCCTTTAAACATGGCGTCTCGCATGGCTCCCACGATTTGGACATCGTCATAAGTTTCTGGATTTTGTTGCGATTGCTTGGAATCAAAACAGCTCTGGAACATGAAAACACATGTCGCCAGAGCTGTATATTTAATTATTGAATTCATTCACTGAAACTTCTTTACATCGTCGCTGAGATCGTAAACTTTTACATCATTGATTTTCCGGTCTAGGATACTGCTTCCAGCCGCGCTTCTATAGCCTCCCGCACAGTGAACTACGATCGGTTTATCAGTTGGGATGTCTCCAGCTGTGTCTCGCAACTCGTTCAGTGGGTGGGATAGGGCGCTGTCAAAAAACTTTCCATTGTCGATCTCGCTCTGGTTGCGTATATCAACGATGGTATAAGCATCTGGATTGTTTTTAAAATGTTCCAGATCTAGTTTTTCCGTAGCTTCCAGTCCATCTTCAGGCAGCGTAATCACTTGCTTGATCTGTTGCTCGTAGCCTATTTTGGCAGCGCGGTGCAACAATTTTTCGACATCATCTTTTGACGTAGCCACCAGTGTGAATTCTTCATCGGGTACTACGATGGATCCCAGCCAAGTCTCAAACTTAGCATTATCAGAAACTGCCATAATGTTGATACTACCTTTTAGGTGACCTTTCTTAAAGTCAGCCTCGTCGCGGGTATCAATGATCAGTCCTTCGGCATGGGCGCGTTCTGCAAAGGGAACTTTTTCCACTGCGGGTTGAAGTATGGGAGCACCAGCCTTATTCATCTCCACATCATGACCAAAATAGGAAGGTATAAACGGCTGCCCGTCGAGCAAAGTATCCATGAATTTTTGCTTGTTATGTTCTTTGAACGCCCAATTCGTCTTGCGCTCGTCACCCAGCGTGCTGCTGTTAGCATCGCTCATCCCTTTACCACAAAGCGATCCGGCTCCATGAGCGGGATAAACCATCGCATCATCGGGTAGATCGTTGTATTTAGACTGCATGGTTTCGTACATCATTTCGGCGAGTTCCTCGCGTTTTGCTTGCATGTTCCCTGCTTTTTCACGCAAATCGGGTCTCCCCACATCACCTATGAATAAAGTATCACCAGTGAACAAGGCCGTATCAGTTCCTTCTTCAGCTACGATGGTTATGCTATCTGGCGAGTGTCCTGGTGTATTGATCGCTCGCAGGGTGGCATTTCCTACTTTAATCATGTCTCCATCATCAAATCCTTTATGCGGATATTCAGCACCTAGTTTCTCGCTGTTGTAAATGGTAGCGCCTTTCTCCTTATGGATTTCAAGGTGCGAACTCACGAAGTCGGCATGTGGGTGTGTTTCTAATACGGCGATGATTTTTGCGTTGTTCGCTTTCGCGAAAGCGTAATATTGAGAAGCATCACGCTCTGGATCTATCACTGCCATCTCACCGTCACTTACCACGGCGTAAGAGTAATGGGCGAGGGGCTTATATTCAAACTGCTTGATTATCATAATTCTAATTTTTTATAAAAATATCAAAGCAAATCAGTACGATCATGTAACCTTTGATACATTAACCTGATTTTTAAACTTTCAATGGAAATTTGAAACCAAAACCTACATCGCTCTGTGGTTTTGGGTAGATTTTTTAAGGTCATCGTATTTCTTAGCGATAGATTCATCCATCTTTTCTGGATGTGCAAAATTGAAGAGTGCATCCTTTTCCCGCTGCAAACCACCGAAAACAATATTGATCTCACCACGTTCTAACGCTGCAACGCTTTCTTGCGCCACCATTGCGGGCGAGTCCATGTTTTCACGACCCGATGAGGTCATCATATCCGTATCAGTCGCGGTGGGATAGACGCAAATCACGTTTAAGTTATGTGGAGCATATTCCCTGCGCAAGGAATCTGAAAATTGTTTGAGACCCGCTTTTGTAGCTGCGTAGACTCCATAAAAAGGCATCCCAATCAAGCCCAGACCTGATGAAATGTTCATCACCGCGGGAGCATCGCTTTTAAGGAGCAAAGGCAAACTATATTTAGTCAACAAAATCGCACCGGTCAGATTCACCTGAATCATATTTACGACATCCTCATCTGAAATAGATTCAAAATCACCCGCCGAAATCACCCCAGCATTGTTTATCAAAATATCAAAAGAACCCCATGATTGCTGAATTTCAGCAATAAGCTTTTTGAGATCTTCAGTCACAGACATATCACCTTTGACTCCGAGAAGATTTACATCAGGGTATTCTTTTTTCAGTTCTGACAATCCTGTAAGCGAGCGCGACATGATCGCGATATGTGAGGCTCCTTTTTTAATAAAAATTTTAGTGAGTTCTTTCCCGATTCCTTTATCACCACCGGTGATGAGTACTTTCCTATTCTTTAAGTTCATAATTCAATTTTTTAATTTTTCATGTTAGTGCACGGGTCGAATGAAAATAAAATTAGTTTAAATTCCAAGCGACACTCATACCTGCAAACCAGTTGCGTTTTTCACTTGGATAAAAATTACGAGGAGCATTGCTTCCAAAACCTACAGCATTTGGTACGATACTCGCCACATAAGCTTTATTGAAAAGATTATTGACACCCGCATTAATGCTCAGATTCCAATGTTTTGTAAGTCCTAGTTGGTAGCTCCCTTGAAAATGGGAAACCAGATAAGCATCTGTGTAATCTGAATTGGCATCGTCCACAGGAACGGGTCCCACACCCAAAGTGTTGATGTTCAAAAATAGTCGATCACGCCAGTTGTAATTTAGGAGTGTGCTGTATTCATATTCTGGAACATTAGTTAATTCATTTCCTGAAAAATCAATTCCTTGTTCTACGAATTCATCAAATCTATGCAGGTTATAGTTCCCAGCAAGATTGAGATTTAATTTATTATTGCTTTTATTAATAATAGGCAGCAAACTCGAAATTTCGATTCCAGTATGATCAGTAGATCCTGCATTGATACCTACAAATTGATCATTGTCAATGCGCCTGGCTATGAGGAGATTTTCAATTTGAATCGTGTATACGTTGACCTCAAATCTGAAAGGCGATTGCTGACTGAAATACCGATAACCCACTTCAAAATTCCATCCTGTTTCTGGCTGTAGATCTGTATTGATTCTCCCTTCTGGAGTCAGGGTTTCCTCAACTCCTGGAACGCTATAACCGTGACTTGCAGTTGCAAAAAAGGATTGGGTTTTATTGAGATCGAATAGCAGTGAAATTCT
This genomic interval from Nonlabens spongiae contains the following:
- a CDS encoding methyltransferase family protein — translated: MSGKRDLREYLFVFGQMVLFLVYPLPLRWIGISFPSVLNWAGLLLVIIGVLFIVIALVQLNIYLSPFPSPVKDSSLITSGIFKISRHPIYAGIILTCLGYGLFSSSIFKIGTAIAIGLLLYYKSKYEEALLMENFPEYQNYRMSTRRFI
- a CDS encoding acetolactate decarboxylase, producing the protein MNSIIKYTALATCVFMFQSCFDSKQSQQNPETYDDVQIVGAMRDAMFKGELTSKIDLDTISNKNGLYGLGPQSQMTGELLVMDGKSYVSQVVTDSTMRVLETYETGATFFVYANVEEWKEVNLPSEIKNVKELEFFIDSVSQNQKRPFAFKLSGKVESATIHIQNLPPGSKVSSPAEAHVGQVKYGLGNEDVDILGFFSTEHKTVFTHHDSFMHLHLITKDRSKMGHLDKVRFQDMTLYLPVK
- a CDS encoding MBL fold metallo-hydrolase, whose amino-acid sequence is MIIKQFEYKPLAHYSYAVVSDGEMAVIDPERDASQYYAFAKANNAKIIAVLETHPHADFVSSHLEIHKEKGATIYNSEKLGAEYPHKGFDDGDMIKVGNATLRAINTPGHSPDSITIVAEEGTDTALFTGDTLFIGDVGRPDLREKAGNMQAKREELAEMMYETMQSKYNDLPDDAMVYPAHGAGSLCGKGMSDANSSTLGDERKTNWAFKEHNKQKFMDTLLDGQPFIPSYFGHDVEMNKAGAPILQPAVEKVPFAERAHAEGLIIDTRDEADFKKGHLKGSINIMAVSDNAKFETWLGSIVVPDEEFTLVATSKDDVEKLLHRAAKIGYEQQIKQVITLPEDGLEATEKLDLEHFKNNPDAYTIVDIRNQSEIDNGKFFDSALSHPLNELRDTAGDIPTDKPIVVHCAGGYRSAAGSSILDRKINDVKVYDLSDDVKKFQ
- a CDS encoding SDR family NAD(P)-dependent oxidoreductase, which translates into the protein MNLKNRKVLITGGDKGIGKELTKIFIKKGASHIAIMSRSLTGLSELKKEYPDVNLLGVKGDMSVTEDLKKLIAEIQQSWGSFDILINNAGVISAGDFESISDEDVVNMIQVNLTGAILLTKYSLPLLLKSDAPAVMNISSGLGLIGMPFYGVYAATKAGLKQFSDSLRREYAPHNLNVICVYPTATDTDMMTSSGRENMDSPAMVAQESVAALERGEINIVFGGLQREKDALFNFAHPEKMDESIAKKYDDLKKSTQNHRAM